One Panicum virgatum strain AP13 chromosome 9K, P.virgatum_v5, whole genome shotgun sequence genomic region harbors:
- the LOC120650051 gene encoding protein FAF-like, chloroplastic has protein sequence MSVAVCRGPAVPTFEAPSWLRPVEPYKQPEAVVDDRPKQADIWNAIQADVNRAAAGADKASSKPYVHPLVRRSSSLMSQKSLEVCTESLGNETGSGDFTSSLDLACLLDSELPAAAAAAPAEESFWQHAAAANRGCEEDEEEQWEGNKDLAAVNYHCSAGTRSPRRAFPPPLPSMSRRDGPCLRMRPRREDGRLVVDAVAVRPRGYLHARRQGGRLRLSLVECCARDQSEETKITAAAAEAPYFPTMEPRNVQEAESEVEMEEEDEADEEEVEVVDRGTVVEVKVSSQPQTPAAAKVHRSTLVINKFVGSTPLSVDHQPRCHADTAAEPEAEASDDEEAAAAQSPRPSLRRVPSSTTTLAAAVAVASTGTDVVPPAPEDEDGCGGVHLSASAAADAEPKQLLLFTSRRGDKQDLLQSVRRCRQLRQKPLFILEPYCIATS, from the coding sequence ATGTCGGTGGCGGTGTGCCGCGGCCCGGCTGTGCCGACGTTCGAGGCGCCCAGCTGGCTGCGCCCTGTCGAGCCGTACAAGCAGCCGGAGGCCGTCGTCGACGACCGGCCTAAGCAGGCGGACATATGGAACGCCATCCAGGCTGACGTCAAcagggcggccgccggcgccgacaaGGCATCGTCCAAGCCGTACGTGCACCCGCTCGTGCGCCGGTCGTCGAGCCTGATGAGCCAGAAGAGCCTCGAGGTCTGCACCGAGAGCCTCGGCAACGAGACCGGCTCCGGCGACTTCACGTCGTCCCTGGACCTGGCCTGCCTGCTCGACTCggagctgccggcggcggcggctgctgccccGGCGGAGGAGTCCTTCTggcagcacgccgccgccgccaaccgcggctgcgaggaggacgaggaggagcagtGGGAAGGGAACAAGGACCTCGCCGCGGTGAACTACCACTGCTCGGCCGGGACGcggtcgccgcgccgcgcgttcccgccgccgctgccctccatGTCGCGCCGCGACGGCCCGTGCTTGCGGATGCGCCCGCGCCGCGAGGACGGGCGCCTCGTGGTCGATGCCGTGGCGGTGAGGCCGCGCGGGTACCTCCACGCGAGGCGCCagggcggccgcctccgcctctccTTGGTCGAGTGCTGCGCGCGCGACCAGAGCGAGGAGACCAAgatcaccgcggcggcggcggaggcgccgtaCTTCCCGACCATGGAGCCCCGGAACGTGCAGGAGGCAGAGTCGGAGGTGGAGAtggaagaggaggacgaggctgacgaggaggaggtggaggtggtggacaGGGGCACCGTCGTGGAGGTCAAGGTGAGCTCGCAGCCGCagacgcccgccgccgccaaggtgcACCGCTCGACGCTCGTGATCAACAAGTTCGTCGGCAGCACGCCGCTGTCCGTGGACCACCAACCCCGGTGCCACGCCGACACGGCAGCGGAGCCCGAGGCGGAAGCcagcgacgacgaggaggcggcggcggcgcagtcaCCACGGCCGAGCCTACGCCGGGTGCCGTCGTCCACGACGACGCtggcggccgcggtcgccgtggcctcgacgggGACCGACGTCGTCCCGCCGGCTCCGGAGGACGAGGACGGGTGCGGCGGCGTGcacctctccgcctccgccgccgccgacgccgagcccAAGCAGCTCCTGCTGTTCACGTCGCGGCGGGGGGACAAGCAGGACCTGCTGCAGAGCGTGCGGCGGTGCCGGCAGCTGCGGCAGAAGCCGCTCTTCATCCTGGAGCCCTACTGCATTGCCACCTCCTGA